The proteins below are encoded in one region of Lactuca sativa cultivar Salinas chromosome 3, Lsat_Salinas_v11, whole genome shotgun sequence:
- the LOC111920789 gene encoding DNA-directed RNA polymerase IV subunit 1 isoform X2 — translation MESIVQMPKICKYCDRGFRDVYPPMKFKVSMKDVFGKTAIVVESSRKLISGKSLPPDYWDFVPSDPQQEDSFSSFNRRVLTHAQVYQILKDVNPSFLKGSLGKKNKIFLQSFPLTPNCHRVAEFGQNLTFDERTRAYRKMIGFRGTANELSACVIECIKLSKIRAEKPSFRMNTNGNNDDNPSKMHGLKYIKEVSLGKRTDFCFRMVCVGDPYIKLNEIGVPHHIAETMLVSEQLNSLNWEKINASCGLRILQRGETFIRRRGGLVPVRYGDQLRIGDTVYRPLHDGDIVLINRPPSIHSHSLIALRVKVLPIDCVLSINPLICSPLRGDFDGDSLHGYIPQSLESRVELAELVSLEKQMVDKQSGKNLLSLSHDSLTAAHLMLEDGVFFNRPQLQQLQMFCANQKIKLPAIMKKLKHSQMFKSCLWTGRQLFSLVLDKDFDVGVNGTEIKKGEFVSVLNPSSCLQEGEENLYSYLIKNYEGKEVLEFLHSFQELLIEWLSMRGFSVSLLDLYLSSDSQTNMNDEVLYGLLEAERQAHGQLLMVDPHQDFLTGNLPENEAYNELDSNKLCHDQQTSAALSRASASAFKEVFRDIQNLIYNYATKENSFLSMLKAGSKGNMLKFVQHSMCVGYQHSLVPLSFHFPRDFSCISWNDHKRAVSSFPLGIDRYVPYGVIKSSFLSGLNPLELFVHSVTNRDASFGGHADISGTLFRKLMFFMRDIYIGYDGTVRSCYGNQLVQFSYGQSESLLEEAECGAPVGSLAACAISEAAYGALDQPISALENSPLLNLKKVLECGVRKLSGNKTASLFLSQKLKRWTNGFEYGAIDVKNHLEKLLFQDVVSLVTIFYSPQTGKRAHVSPWICYFRISKEAACRKQLKVQSIINALKLKCTDSIKLKKLKLTLPKLQIASKNYPEDDAMNENDENIFITAQIIEDSSSSLDLLQDVVVPYLLETVIKGSSNVKKVDILWQDYPKTSKSCRDSSGELYLRVFMSENCERRNFWRFLVDDCIQIMDMIDWERSHPDSIEDVILAQGIDAARNHFLSTLKSAIADTGKSILPEHLALAADCLSATGEFVPINAKGLSIQRKQMSASSPFTQACFSNPSDCFVKAAKSGASDKLEGTIDALSWGKVPALGTGSRFDIIFSGKEHEIDKPEDVYSLLSKSVEIDDEVAVEVNDDNKQQSGNKTPAPLFQYHKFAAEGGTDIMKMVLRKHISAEDIKRLSKDLKHILYKYDVNHKLSQDDKLVAWKALLLHPRSDEKIGAGPYEIKVGNHSKHGNTRCFILERVDGTAEDFSYHKCIHHALKLIAPDEARLYESRWLNGKKY, via the exons ATGGAATCCATCGTTCAAATGCCGAAAATTTGCAAATATTGTGAT aGAGGCTTTAGAGATGTTTATCCACCTATGAAGTTTAAAGTTTCCATGAAAGATGTATTTGGAAAGACTGCAATTGTTGTAGAAAGTTCTAGAAAGCTCATATCGGGTAAAAGCTTACCTCCTGATTATTGGGATTTTGTTCCTAGTGACCCTCAACAAGAAGATTCATTTTCATCTTTTAACCGAAGAGTTCTTACACATGCACAG GTGTATCAAATACTCAAAGATGTTAATCCAAGCTTTCTCAAAGGGTCTCTAGGAAAAAAAAACAAGatttttctccaaagcttccCTTTAACTCCCAACTGTCATCGTGTAGCAGAGTTTGGACAAAATTTGACATTT GATGAACGCACAAGAGCCTATAGAAAAATGATTGGTTTTCGAGGCACTGCAAACGAACTTAGTGCATGTGTAATTGagtgcattaaactttcaaag ATTCGGGCAGAGAAGCCTTCATTTCGAATGAATACAAATGGAAACAATGATGATAATCCTTCCAAAATGCATGGGTTAAAATACATAAAAGAAGTAAGTCTTGGAAAAAGAACCGatttttgtttcagaatggtgtgTGTAGGTGACCCTTACATAAAACTAAACGAAATAGGCGTCCCTCATCATATAGCAGAAACAATGCTAGTTTCAGAGCAACTGAATTCATTAAATTGGGAAAAAATAAACGCATCATGTGGTTTAAGAATCCTTCAAAGGGGCGAAACTTTTATCAGAAGAAGAGGAGGTTTGGTTCCAGTTAGATATGGAGATCAGTTAAGAATTGGTGACACGGTTTATCGACCTCTTCATGATGGAGACATTGTTTTGATTAATCGCCCTCCATCTATTCATTCACATTCCCTAATTGCCCTTCGGGTCAAAGTTCTTCCTATTGACTGTGTTCTTTCAATCAACCCTCTTATTTGTTCCCCTTTGAGAGGCGATTTTGATGGAGACAGTCTTCATGGCTACATTCCTCAATCTTTGGAATCTCGGGTTGAGCTTGCTGAACTTGTTTCATTGGAAAAACAAATGGTTGATAAACAAAGTGGTAAAAATTTATTATCTTTAAGTCATGATAGTTTGACTGCTGCCCATTTGATGTTGGAAGATGGGGTTTTTTTCAATCGACCACAGTTGCAACAGCTTCAAATGTTTTGTGcaaatcagaaaataaaactCCCAGCTATCATGAAAAAGTTGAAGCATTCTCAGATGTTTAAATCTTGTTTATGGACTGGGAGGCAGTTGTTTAGTCTTGTTTTggataaagattttgatgtcGGTGTAAATGGGACTGAAATTAAAAAAGGGGAATTTGTAAGTGTGTTGAATCCTTCTTCTTGTTTACAAGAAGGTGAGGAGAATCTATACAGCTACTTGATCAAGAACTATGAAGGGAAAGAggttcttgaatttcttcattcTTTTCAAGAATTGCTTATCGAATGGTTGTCAATGAGGGGGTTTAGTGTTTCTTTGTTGGATCTCTACCTTTCTTCTGATTCACAAACGAATATGAATGATGAAGTTCTTTACGGGTTGCTTGAAGCAGAGAGGCAAGCTCACGGGCAGCTGTTAATGGTGGATCCCCATCAAGATTTTCTGACCGGAAACCTGCCCGAAAATGAAGCATACAATGAATTGGATTCCAATAAACTGTGTCATGATCAGCAAACTTCAGCTGCATTAAGTCGGGCATCAGCTTCTGCTTTCAAGGAAGTGTTTCGTGACATTCAGAATCTTATTTACAATTATGCCACTAAAGAGAATTCGTTTCTTTCAATGTTGAAAGCAGGGAGTAAAGGAAACATGTTGAAGTTTGTGCAGCATAGTATGTGTGTGGGGTATCAACATTCTTTGGTCCCACTTTCCTTCCACTTTCCTAGAGACTTCTCTTGCATTTCATGGAATGATCACAAAAGGGCAGTTTCGTCTTTTCCTTTGGGGATAGACCGGTATGTTCCTTATGGTGTGATAAAGAGCTCGTTTTTGTCGGGTCTTAACCCGTTGGAGCTTTTTGTTCATTCGGTGACAAATCGGGATGCTTCGTTTGGTGGACATGCGGATATTTCCGGAACTTTATTTCGAAAATTAATGTTTTTCATGCGAGATATTTACATTGGATATGATGGAACAGTTAGAAGTTGTTATGGGAATCAACTTGTTCAGTTTTCTTATGGTCAAAGCGAGTCACTTTTAGAGGAGGCTGAATGCGGTGCTCCGGTGGGTTCATTGGCGGCATGTGCCATCTCAGAGGCGGCTTATGGTGCCTTGGATCAACCAATCAGTGCACTCGAGAATTCGCCTCTGTTAAACTTGAAG AAAGTGCTTGAATGTGGTGTAAGAAAGCTTAGTGGTAACAAAACTGCATCACTTTTTTTGTCTCAAAAACTTAAAAGATGGACGAATGGATTTGAATATGGGGCTATAGATGTTAAAAACCATTTGGAGAAGTTATTGTTTCAAGATGTTGTTTCACTTGTAACCATATT CTATTCCCCACAAACTGGAAAGCGTGCTCATGTTAGCCCTTGGATTTGCTATTTTCGTATAAGCAAG GAAGCTGCTTGTAGAAAGCAACTAAAAGTGCAGTCAATTATCAATGCTTTGAAGTTAAAGTGCACTGACTCTATCAAATTGAAGAAATTAAAACTCACTCTACCGAAATTACAGATAGCATCCAA AAATTATCCAGAAGATGATGCAATGAATGAGAAtgatgaaaatatttttattactgCTCAAATAATCGAAGACTCGAGCAGTTCATTAGATCTCCTTCAAGATGTAGTCGTGCCATATCTTCTAGAAACTGTTATAAAAG GATCTTCAAACGTGAAGAAAGTGGACATCTTGTGGCAAGATtatccaaaaacatcaaaatcttgtAGAGATTCTTCAGGTGAACTTTATTTGCGTGTTTTCATGTCTGAAAATTGCGAAAGAAGGAATTTCTGGAGGTTTTTAGTGGACGATTGTATCCAAATCATGGAtatgattgattgggaaagaagcCATCCAGATAGCATTGAGGATGTGATTTTGGCTCAAGGAATTGATGCAGCAAGAAACCATTTTCTCTCT ACACTAAAATCAGCCATAGCAGATACTGGAAAAAGCATACTTCCAGAACATTTGGCTCTAGCTGCAGACTGTTTATCAGCTACAGGAGAATTTGTTCCTATAAATGCTAAAGGCCTATCGATTCAGAGAAAACAAATGTCTGCTTCTTCACCATTTACCCAAGCATGTTTTTCC AATCCTTCCGATTGCTTTGTGAAAGCAGCAAAAAGCGGAGCATCAGACAAACTCGAGGGCACAATCGATGCTTTATCATGGGGAAAAGTTCCCGCCCTCGGGACTGGATCAAGATTCGATATTATATTTTCCGGAAAG GAACATGAAATTGATAAACCAGAAGACGTGTACAGTCTGTTGAGCAAGAGTGTAGAAATTGATGATGAGGTGGCGGTTGAGGTTAATGATGATAATAAGCAGCAAAGTGGCAACAAAACTCCTGCCCCGTTGTTTCAGTATCATAAATTTGCTGCAGAGGGTGGAACAGACATTATGAAAATGGTGTTGAGAAAGCATATTTCGGCTGAAGATATTAAGCGATTGTCTAAAGATTTGAAGCATATACTCTACAA GTATGATGTTAATCACAAGTTGAGTCAAGATGACAAGCTTGTTGCATGGAAAGCTTTGTTATTGCACCCTCGAAGTGACGAGAAGATTGGAGCCGGGCCCTACGAAATTAAG GTGGGGAACCACTCGAAGCATGGAAATACACGATGTTTTATTCTGGAAAGAGTAGATGGAACAGCTGAAGATTTCTCGTATCACAAATGCATACATC
- the LOC111920789 gene encoding DNA-directed RNA polymerase IV subunit 1 isoform X1, whose amino-acid sequence MDNEVYVEQQVPSGVLTGIRFKVLSEEDAEKASVKEISVPNEVTDPALGFPNPASQCHTCGAKDYRTCEGHIGLIKFPFTILHPYFLPEVAQILNKICPGCKNLKKDKAKKTDMESIVQMPKICKYCDRGFRDVYPPMKFKVSMKDVFGKTAIVVESSRKLISGKSLPPDYWDFVPSDPQQEDSFSSFNRRVLTHAQVYQILKDVNPSFLKGSLGKKNKIFLQSFPLTPNCHRVAEFGQNLTFDERTRAYRKMIGFRGTANELSACVIECIKLSKIRAEKPSFRMNTNGNNDDNPSKMHGLKYIKEVSLGKRTDFCFRMVCVGDPYIKLNEIGVPHHIAETMLVSEQLNSLNWEKINASCGLRILQRGETFIRRRGGLVPVRYGDQLRIGDTVYRPLHDGDIVLINRPPSIHSHSLIALRVKVLPIDCVLSINPLICSPLRGDFDGDSLHGYIPQSLESRVELAELVSLEKQMVDKQSGKNLLSLSHDSLTAAHLMLEDGVFFNRPQLQQLQMFCANQKIKLPAIMKKLKHSQMFKSCLWTGRQLFSLVLDKDFDVGVNGTEIKKGEFVSVLNPSSCLQEGEENLYSYLIKNYEGKEVLEFLHSFQELLIEWLSMRGFSVSLLDLYLSSDSQTNMNDEVLYGLLEAERQAHGQLLMVDPHQDFLTGNLPENEAYNELDSNKLCHDQQTSAALSRASASAFKEVFRDIQNLIYNYATKENSFLSMLKAGSKGNMLKFVQHSMCVGYQHSLVPLSFHFPRDFSCISWNDHKRAVSSFPLGIDRYVPYGVIKSSFLSGLNPLELFVHSVTNRDASFGGHADISGTLFRKLMFFMRDIYIGYDGTVRSCYGNQLVQFSYGQSESLLEEAECGAPVGSLAACAISEAAYGALDQPISALENSPLLNLKKVLECGVRKLSGNKTASLFLSQKLKRWTNGFEYGAIDVKNHLEKLLFQDVVSLVTIFYSPQTGKRAHVSPWICYFRISKEAACRKQLKVQSIINALKLKCTDSIKLKKLKLTLPKLQIASKNYPEDDAMNENDENIFITAQIIEDSSSSLDLLQDVVVPYLLETVIKGSSNVKKVDILWQDYPKTSKSCRDSSGELYLRVFMSENCERRNFWRFLVDDCIQIMDMIDWERSHPDSIEDVILAQGIDAARNHFLSTLKSAIADTGKSILPEHLALAADCLSATGEFVPINAKGLSIQRKQMSASSPFTQACFSNPSDCFVKAAKSGASDKLEGTIDALSWGKVPALGTGSRFDIIFSGKEHEIDKPEDVYSLLSKSVEIDDEVAVEVNDDNKQQSGNKTPAPLFQYHKFAAEGGTDIMKMVLRKHISAEDIKRLSKDLKHILYKYDVNHKLSQDDKLVAWKALLLHPRSDEKIGAGPYEIKVGNHSKHGNTRCFILERVDGTAEDFSYHKCIHHALKLIAPDEARLYESRWLNGKKY is encoded by the exons ATGGACAATGAAGTGTATGTAGAACAACAAGTGCCATCTGGAGTTCTTACAGGCATTCGATTCAAAGTTCTATCTGAAGAAGATGCC GAAAAAGCATCCGTGAAGGAAATCTCTGTACCAAATGAAGTAACAGACCCTGCATTGGGGTTCCCAAATCCCGCATCACAGTGTCATACATGTGGAGCCAAAGATTATAGAACATGTGAAG GTCACATAGGCTTAATAAAATTTCCGTTCACAATACTTCATCCATACTTCTTACCTGAAGTGGCACAAATTCTGAATAAAATCTGTCCCGGATGTAAAAACCTTAAAAAAGATAAGGCCAAG AAAACTGACATGGAATCCATCGTTCAAATGCCGAAAATTTGCAAATATTGTGAT aGAGGCTTTAGAGATGTTTATCCACCTATGAAGTTTAAAGTTTCCATGAAAGATGTATTTGGAAAGACTGCAATTGTTGTAGAAAGTTCTAGAAAGCTCATATCGGGTAAAAGCTTACCTCCTGATTATTGGGATTTTGTTCCTAGTGACCCTCAACAAGAAGATTCATTTTCATCTTTTAACCGAAGAGTTCTTACACATGCACAG GTGTATCAAATACTCAAAGATGTTAATCCAAGCTTTCTCAAAGGGTCTCTAGGAAAAAAAAACAAGatttttctccaaagcttccCTTTAACTCCCAACTGTCATCGTGTAGCAGAGTTTGGACAAAATTTGACATTT GATGAACGCACAAGAGCCTATAGAAAAATGATTGGTTTTCGAGGCACTGCAAACGAACTTAGTGCATGTGTAATTGagtgcattaaactttcaaag ATTCGGGCAGAGAAGCCTTCATTTCGAATGAATACAAATGGAAACAATGATGATAATCCTTCCAAAATGCATGGGTTAAAATACATAAAAGAAGTAAGTCTTGGAAAAAGAACCGatttttgtttcagaatggtgtgTGTAGGTGACCCTTACATAAAACTAAACGAAATAGGCGTCCCTCATCATATAGCAGAAACAATGCTAGTTTCAGAGCAACTGAATTCATTAAATTGGGAAAAAATAAACGCATCATGTGGTTTAAGAATCCTTCAAAGGGGCGAAACTTTTATCAGAAGAAGAGGAGGTTTGGTTCCAGTTAGATATGGAGATCAGTTAAGAATTGGTGACACGGTTTATCGACCTCTTCATGATGGAGACATTGTTTTGATTAATCGCCCTCCATCTATTCATTCACATTCCCTAATTGCCCTTCGGGTCAAAGTTCTTCCTATTGACTGTGTTCTTTCAATCAACCCTCTTATTTGTTCCCCTTTGAGAGGCGATTTTGATGGAGACAGTCTTCATGGCTACATTCCTCAATCTTTGGAATCTCGGGTTGAGCTTGCTGAACTTGTTTCATTGGAAAAACAAATGGTTGATAAACAAAGTGGTAAAAATTTATTATCTTTAAGTCATGATAGTTTGACTGCTGCCCATTTGATGTTGGAAGATGGGGTTTTTTTCAATCGACCACAGTTGCAACAGCTTCAAATGTTTTGTGcaaatcagaaaataaaactCCCAGCTATCATGAAAAAGTTGAAGCATTCTCAGATGTTTAAATCTTGTTTATGGACTGGGAGGCAGTTGTTTAGTCTTGTTTTggataaagattttgatgtcGGTGTAAATGGGACTGAAATTAAAAAAGGGGAATTTGTAAGTGTGTTGAATCCTTCTTCTTGTTTACAAGAAGGTGAGGAGAATCTATACAGCTACTTGATCAAGAACTATGAAGGGAAAGAggttcttgaatttcttcattcTTTTCAAGAATTGCTTATCGAATGGTTGTCAATGAGGGGGTTTAGTGTTTCTTTGTTGGATCTCTACCTTTCTTCTGATTCACAAACGAATATGAATGATGAAGTTCTTTACGGGTTGCTTGAAGCAGAGAGGCAAGCTCACGGGCAGCTGTTAATGGTGGATCCCCATCAAGATTTTCTGACCGGAAACCTGCCCGAAAATGAAGCATACAATGAATTGGATTCCAATAAACTGTGTCATGATCAGCAAACTTCAGCTGCATTAAGTCGGGCATCAGCTTCTGCTTTCAAGGAAGTGTTTCGTGACATTCAGAATCTTATTTACAATTATGCCACTAAAGAGAATTCGTTTCTTTCAATGTTGAAAGCAGGGAGTAAAGGAAACATGTTGAAGTTTGTGCAGCATAGTATGTGTGTGGGGTATCAACATTCTTTGGTCCCACTTTCCTTCCACTTTCCTAGAGACTTCTCTTGCATTTCATGGAATGATCACAAAAGGGCAGTTTCGTCTTTTCCTTTGGGGATAGACCGGTATGTTCCTTATGGTGTGATAAAGAGCTCGTTTTTGTCGGGTCTTAACCCGTTGGAGCTTTTTGTTCATTCGGTGACAAATCGGGATGCTTCGTTTGGTGGACATGCGGATATTTCCGGAACTTTATTTCGAAAATTAATGTTTTTCATGCGAGATATTTACATTGGATATGATGGAACAGTTAGAAGTTGTTATGGGAATCAACTTGTTCAGTTTTCTTATGGTCAAAGCGAGTCACTTTTAGAGGAGGCTGAATGCGGTGCTCCGGTGGGTTCATTGGCGGCATGTGCCATCTCAGAGGCGGCTTATGGTGCCTTGGATCAACCAATCAGTGCACTCGAGAATTCGCCTCTGTTAAACTTGAAG AAAGTGCTTGAATGTGGTGTAAGAAAGCTTAGTGGTAACAAAACTGCATCACTTTTTTTGTCTCAAAAACTTAAAAGATGGACGAATGGATTTGAATATGGGGCTATAGATGTTAAAAACCATTTGGAGAAGTTATTGTTTCAAGATGTTGTTTCACTTGTAACCATATT CTATTCCCCACAAACTGGAAAGCGTGCTCATGTTAGCCCTTGGATTTGCTATTTTCGTATAAGCAAG GAAGCTGCTTGTAGAAAGCAACTAAAAGTGCAGTCAATTATCAATGCTTTGAAGTTAAAGTGCACTGACTCTATCAAATTGAAGAAATTAAAACTCACTCTACCGAAATTACAGATAGCATCCAA AAATTATCCAGAAGATGATGCAATGAATGAGAAtgatgaaaatatttttattactgCTCAAATAATCGAAGACTCGAGCAGTTCATTAGATCTCCTTCAAGATGTAGTCGTGCCATATCTTCTAGAAACTGTTATAAAAG GATCTTCAAACGTGAAGAAAGTGGACATCTTGTGGCAAGATtatccaaaaacatcaaaatcttgtAGAGATTCTTCAGGTGAACTTTATTTGCGTGTTTTCATGTCTGAAAATTGCGAAAGAAGGAATTTCTGGAGGTTTTTAGTGGACGATTGTATCCAAATCATGGAtatgattgattgggaaagaagcCATCCAGATAGCATTGAGGATGTGATTTTGGCTCAAGGAATTGATGCAGCAAGAAACCATTTTCTCTCT ACACTAAAATCAGCCATAGCAGATACTGGAAAAAGCATACTTCCAGAACATTTGGCTCTAGCTGCAGACTGTTTATCAGCTACAGGAGAATTTGTTCCTATAAATGCTAAAGGCCTATCGATTCAGAGAAAACAAATGTCTGCTTCTTCACCATTTACCCAAGCATGTTTTTCC AATCCTTCCGATTGCTTTGTGAAAGCAGCAAAAAGCGGAGCATCAGACAAACTCGAGGGCACAATCGATGCTTTATCATGGGGAAAAGTTCCCGCCCTCGGGACTGGATCAAGATTCGATATTATATTTTCCGGAAAG GAACATGAAATTGATAAACCAGAAGACGTGTACAGTCTGTTGAGCAAGAGTGTAGAAATTGATGATGAGGTGGCGGTTGAGGTTAATGATGATAATAAGCAGCAAAGTGGCAACAAAACTCCTGCCCCGTTGTTTCAGTATCATAAATTTGCTGCAGAGGGTGGAACAGACATTATGAAAATGGTGTTGAGAAAGCATATTTCGGCTGAAGATATTAAGCGATTGTCTAAAGATTTGAAGCATATACTCTACAA GTATGATGTTAATCACAAGTTGAGTCAAGATGACAAGCTTGTTGCATGGAAAGCTTTGTTATTGCACCCTCGAAGTGACGAGAAGATTGGAGCCGGGCCCTACGAAATTAAG GTGGGGAACCACTCGAAGCATGGAAATACACGATGTTTTATTCTGGAAAGAGTAGATGGAACAGCTGAAGATTTCTCGTATCACAAATGCATACATC